A part of Haloarchaeobius sp. HME9146 genomic DNA contains:
- a CDS encoding metallophosphoesterase gives MLVICSDSHARTGHALAGRSLEAVREADLVVHAGDFTTPTVLDAFREEADRLLAVHGNADGQAVRDRLPTARVFEHAGFTIAVTHRRNGGDLGLRMFGREKGADLVVSGHTHRPRFVETQDICLLNPGSHAQPRGNRPAHAELEATADGLSGELVQPDGTVIERFVVPSDGARESQQ, from the coding sequence ATGCTCGTTATCTGCTCTGATTCGCATGCCAGGACGGGGCACGCCCTCGCTGGCCGGTCTCTCGAGGCGGTCCGAGAGGCCGACCTCGTGGTCCACGCCGGAGATTTCACTACGCCAACAGTTCTCGACGCCTTTCGCGAGGAGGCCGACCGGCTGCTCGCGGTCCACGGCAACGCGGACGGGCAAGCCGTGCGAGACCGACTCCCGACAGCGCGGGTGTTCGAGCACGCGGGGTTCACCATCGCGGTCACGCACCGGCGCAACGGCGGGGACCTCGGCCTGCGGATGTTCGGCCGCGAGAAGGGCGCGGACCTCGTCGTCTCCGGGCACACACATCGCCCGCGATTCGTCGAGACTCAGGACATCTGTCTGTTGAATCCGGGGAGTCACGCCCAGCCGCGAGGGAACCGGCCGGCACACGCCGAACTCGAAGCGACGGCCGACGGGCTCTCGGGAGAACTGGTTCAGCCCGACGGGACCGTCATCGAACGATTCGTGGTCCCGTCGGATGGCGCGCGTGAGAGTCAGCAGTGA